GTCGCCCAGCGACCGCGCGTCGGGCCGCAAGGCCACCAGCGGAGGCGACGCGACGATCTCGAGGTCCGCGAGCTCCTCGTAGCTCTTCTCGAAGAGGTGTGCGCGGGCCGCCCAGAGCACCGCCGCCACTGCGCCGACGGACGCCACCGTCCCGAGGGCGAGGAGCGCCGCCAGCCGCGCCATCCGCCGCCGGGACCGCTTCCGCTGCTCCTCGCGCGCCTGGGCCTCGACCCGGGTTCGCGCCGACGCCTTCGCGGCGTGGGTCATGAAGACCGTGGTCTCGGTCATGGGCGAGAACGCGCCGCCCTCGCGCGCCACCAGGGTGTCGCTCGGCAGGTCCCCGCGCTCGAGCTTGTCCACGAGCATCGCCTCGGGGATCGGGCCGAAGACGAGATCTCCCTGCTTGAAGAGCCACTCGCTCTCCGGCTCCGGAGCTGCGATTTTCCGCGCGGGCGCCGCCATCTGCTTTTTCCCCTCCCCAAGTCGAGTACTCGACGATAGCACGGCGGTCCGGCCCGGAGTACGTTCCGGCGGTGGGAAACAAACGATGCTACGCGCTCCTCTGCGCCTATGACGGAGGCGCCTTCTCCGGCTTCCAGCGGCAGCCCCCGCTGCCGACCGTCCAGGGCGCCCTGGAGGACGCGCTCCTCGCCATCGGCTGCAAGGTGCGGATCGAGGGCGGCGGCAGGACCGACGCCGGCGTCCACGCTCGCCGGCAGGTGGTGACCTTCCGTACCGCGATGGAGCTCCCCGTCGGCGAGCTCCCTGCCCTGCTCGCGCCGCACCTCCCCGAAGGCCTGCAGGTCCCCGACGCCGTGCAGCCGCCCTGGTCCTTCCACGCCCGGTTCTCGGCGGTCGGCAAGGTCTATCGCTATCGGATCGCGGCGGTGGCCGAGCCGAGCGAGGAGGACCGCCGCTTCGCCTGGGCGCTCCCCGATCTCCGGGGCTTCCCGGACGTCACGGGCCCGGTGCTGGAGCTCGACGAGGGCGCGATGCGGTCGGTGCTCACGACCTGTACCGGGCGTCACGACTTCTCGAACCTGGTCCACCCCAACGCGGAGGGCGACCGAAAGCGGCTGCTCACCCGGGCGGAGCTTCGCTCCACCTCCGAGCGGGGAGGGACGACCTACGAGATCACCTTCGGGTCGCCAGGGTTCATCCGCCACCAGCTCCGCAACATCGTCGGCGTCGCGGTGTCGGCAGGCCTGGGCAAGCTCCCGCCCGGCCTCCTGGAGCAGCTCCTGTCCGGACAGGGCGATAGGTGGCGCGGGCCGCGTGCCCCGGGCAGGGGCCTCTGCCTCTGGGAGATCCAGTACCGCCGCGGCGAGGATCCGTTCCGGCGCGCGGACGCTCAATCGAGCGAGCCCGAGCCTCGGTAGCGTGTGAGGAAAGCGGGCCCGCCGGGAGCTGGGCCCGTTGGGTTCAGCCCGGATCCCCGAAGCGGAGCTGAAGGCCCAATCCCACGTCGAAACCGACCTGGAGGCCGTCGCCGTAGGCCGCAGAGCCGCCGGTGGCGACGAAGAGGCCCGCGTTCTCGGAGAGCTCGTACTGTACGCCGACGCCCAGGCGCGCGCCGGCGCCCCAGACCGGGAGGAGACGGGCGAAGGCGCCGATATCGAAGAAGGTCTTCCACTCGTCGTAACCGGCAAAGACACGGTACGCGAGGTAGGGCGCCACGAGCCTCGTCCCCTCGTCCGGGCCCGTGCCGATCCGCAGGCCCAGGATGCCCTCCCCTCCCTCGTCGGAAGCGGGGAGCCCGAAGGCCAGGTCGGCGAAGGCGCCAGGCTCGGAGGAGGTGCGATCCGAGGACTTGCGCCCCGAGAGCACGAGGTGCTCGAAGCCGGACGTCAACGTCAGCGAGGGCTGATCGCGGTGGTCGAGGATGGGGAGGTACGAGACCGCCTGGCCGCTGGCGGGTAGCGCGAACCCCACCGTGATCAAGGCGATGGCGAGCCCGAGCCTCACGGGAGGACCGGGAGGGAAACGGGGATCGCCCGGCTCATGCCTTCGTGGAGGCTTCCGGTGCGGAACGGCGCCAGATCCAGCGCCACGAAGCGGAAGCCCGCGGCCTTGATCGAGCGGTCCATTGCCTCCCGGAGCGCCGCGTCGGCGAGGAGGCGGGGGAGCTCCTCCCCTCCCAGCTCGACCCGCGCGACCTCGCGGTGGTAGCGCACCCGGAAGATCCGGAAGCCCAGATCCTGCATCGCCTCTTCCGCACGGGCGACTTGGCCGAGGCGCTCCTCGGTGACCTCCGTGCCGTAGGGGATCCGCGACGCGAGGCAGGCGAGCTGCGGCTTGTCCCAGGTGGACAGGCCCAGGCGGTGGGACCAGGCGCGGATCTCGTCCTTGCCGAGGCCTGCCAGGAGCAACGGCGAGATTACGCGATGCTCGTCGCCGGCCACCCGGCCCGGGCGGTGGCCGCCGGCCTCGTCGGCGTTGAATCCGTCGAGGATCGCGTCGATCCCGCGCTCGTCGGCGACCTTTCGACACAGGTCGTAGAGCTCGCTCTTACAGAAGTAGCAGCGGTCGACCGGATTCTTGGCGTAGTTGGGGTCGTCGATCTCGGAGGAGGCGACGACCACGTGCTCCGCGCCAAGCTCGGCGGCGAAGCGCTCCGCCGCCGCCCGCTCGCGCGGCGCGACGGACGGCGAGATCGCGGTGAGGGCGATGGCCTTGGACCCCAGCTCCTCGAGCGCCACCTTGAGGACGAGCGCCGAGTCGACGCCCCCAGAGAAAGCGACGATGGCGCTCGGCTGCGCGCGGATGATCCCGCGCATCTTCTCGAGCTTGCCGGCGCTGGCTTCGCAGAGCGCAGAGACTTCGGACTCGTTCATCGCCGGCCTTCTACCACGGGCAGGCCGGCGGGCCTACCGTCGCGACGGCTTCGCGACCTTGGCTGCCGCGGACTTCGGCGCGGTCTTCCGGCCGGTCTCGGGCGGAGTCTTCGCTGCCGCCTTTTCCGCGGCAGGCTTCGCCGCCTTGGCCGGAGCCGACTTCGCGGCGGCGGGCTTCGACGCCTTGGCAGGAGCCGCCTTCGCCGCGGCCGGCTTCGAGGCCTTGGCGGGCGCCGCCTTCGCCTCGGCAGGCTTCGGCGCCTTGGCGGGAGCCGTCTTCGCCTCGGCCGGCTTCGACGCCTTGGCGGAAGCCGCCTTCGCGTCGGCGGGCTTCGAGGCCTTGGCAGGAGCCGCCTTCGCTTCGGCGGGCTTCGACGCCTTGGCGGGAGGGGTCTTCGCCACTGCCGGCTTCGCCGCCTTGGCAGGAGCAGCCTTCGCCGCGGCAGGCTTCTCCACCTTGGCCGAACCCTCCTTCGCGGCTGCAGGCTTCGACGCCTTCGCGGCCGCTGCGGGCTTCGCCGATTCAGCCTGCTTCGACGCCTTCGCAGGCGCCGCCCTGGCCTCCGCGGGCTTGGACGCCTTGGCCGGACGAGCCTTCGCGCCAGCGGCCTGCGACGCGTCCGCCGGCTCGACCGGGAGTCGCATCTGGATGGCCGCGACGGGCTTGGCCTTGGCCTTCTTCGCCTTCGGCGGCTCGGGGACGGCCTGGATCTCGACAGGCGGAGCGCTGCCGTTCACGAGCACGTCGCGATCCTGCTGGGTGATGTAGCCGAGGTTCGCGAGGCGATCGAAGACCTGCGCCGCAACCGCCTCCACCCCGCCGACTCCCATGTCGACCTGGATCTCCGGGCTCACCGGCGGCTCGTAGGGGGACTGGACCCCGACCACGTCCTGCAGCTCGCCGGCGAGGGCGCGCCGGTAGATCCCGCGGGTGTCGCGCTCCAGCAGCGTCTCGAAGGGGCTGTCGACGAAGAGCTCGACGAAGCGCCCGATGGCGCGGCGCTGCTCGTCCCGGACCTCGCGATGGGGGCTGACCGACGCCACCACCGGGATCGCGCCGCTGCGCGTCAGCAGGCGCGCCACCCAGCCGAGGAGCCGAACGTTGCGGTCGCGGATCTCGTTGCTGGCGTCAGGGCCTTCGGGCGCGAGATCCTCGAGCTCGCTCATGTCGAGGAGCTCGACCCGCCGTCCGATCAGTGGAAACCGCCGAGCCACGTAGCTTGCGAGCGTGCTCTTCCCCGCGCCGCTCATACCCGTCAACCAGAGGGTGAATCCCTGCTGCGTCTCCATGATGCCTCCGAAGCGTCGTCGAACCCCATTCGCGGATCGGCATTGCCTCGGGATGGGTCGCCTGCTGGCGGCCCGGCAGAGTGCGGCAGATCCTTGATTTATCGACGTTTATACCGGACCTCCACGCCGAGTGCAAGATGGGGCCACTCGGTGGCCCGGCTCCGAGGCGGCCGGGCGAGCCCCCGATACCTGCCTACGCCCCGGCGGTGATACACGCGCCGGATGCGACGGGCTCGTGGTTGCAGGCCGGGAGGCTGCTGGCGGCGCCGCCATCCCACGCCCACAATCCGGCGACGGGCGCTTCGATGCCGAGGATCGCGGCGAGCGCGCGGCTGGCTGCCAGGGAGCCGGCGAGGGACGCGGCCTCCGGCGACGCGGGCAGGCCGGGACGCAGCGGCGGGCAGGCCGAACACGGCAGCCGGGCGCCCGGCTCGAGCCAGCCGACCACAGCGGCCTCCCCCGCCGCGGCGGCAACGAGCACGGGTCCTTCGCCAAGCCAAAGCTCGGTCGAATCGTCCGTGATCCGCGCGCTGGAAGTCTCGATCGACGCCGCCACGTCCGGATTGAAAGCCGAGAGGGCCGAGGCGGCCGCCCGGTCCCGGGGCCGCCCGGAATCCTCCGCCCCGAGGAGCGGAAGGAGGCCGGTCGCCGGCACGGGACGGGGGTCGGAGAGGATCAGCCGCCCGACGCCGGCCAGGCCGAGGTAGGTCACCGCCCAGCAGCCGACCTCGCCGAGGCCGGAGACGTGGATCCGCGACGAGAGGATCTTCTCCTGGCCGACGCCCCCTACCTCCTGGAGGAGGATGTGGCGGGCGTAGCGCTCGATCTGCGGATCGTCCAGCACGCTATCGCTTCTTTCTGAGGACGAGGCGGTGCTCGCCGTCGGCGTGGCCGGGCCCGCTGGAGACGAGCTCGTGCCCTTCGCCGGCGGCGCTCCGCGGGATGTTTCGCAGCGGCTCGTCGCCCCGCAG
The Vulgatibacter incomptus DNA segment above includes these coding regions:
- a CDS encoding AgmX/PglI C-terminal domain-containing protein, coding for MAAPARKIAAPEPESEWLFKQGDLVFGPIPEAMLVDKLERGDLPSDTLVAREGGAFSPMTETTVFMTHAAKASARTRVEAQAREEQRKRSRRRMARLAALLALGTVASVGAVAAVLWAARAHLFEKSYEELADLEIVASPPLVALRPDARSLGDEDLEYAEDEPAATGGKAAPRPSKASRPAGPAGSPMPAEKDGLAVESKYDRGAIHAVVAANQAKLFPCLKEQVAREPSFRGEVPFTFTVGNQGRVVKLWIDRAGYASGPLHDCMAEKLGQWSFPKFEGERPSVSLSFRVNG
- a CDS encoding adenylyl-sulfate kinase; amino-acid sequence: METQQGFTLWLTGMSGAGKSTLASYVARRFPLIGRRVELLDMSELEDLAPEGPDASNEIRDRNVRLLGWVARLLTRSGAIPVVASVSPHREVRDEQRRAIGRFVELFVDSPFETLLERDTRGIYRRALAGELQDVVGVQSPYEPPVSPEIQVDMGVGGVEAVAAQVFDRLANLGYITQQDRDVLVNGSAPPVEIQAVPEPPKAKKAKAKPVAAIQMRLPVEPADASQAAGAKARPAKASKPAEARAAPAKASKQAESAKPAAAAKASKPAAAKEGSAKVEKPAAAKAAPAKAAKPAVAKTPPAKASKPAEAKAAPAKASKPADAKAASAKASKPAEAKTAPAKAPKPAEAKAAPAKASKPAAAKAAPAKASKPAAAKSAPAKAAKPAAEKAAAKTPPETGRKTAPKSAAAKVAKPSRR
- the larE gene encoding ATP-dependent sacrificial sulfur transferase LarE, whose translation is MNESEVSALCEASAGKLEKMRGIIRAQPSAIVAFSGGVDSALVLKVALEELGSKAIALTAISPSVAPRERAAAERFAAELGAEHVVVASSEIDDPNYAKNPVDRCYFCKSELYDLCRKVADERGIDAILDGFNADEAGGHRPGRVAGDEHRVISPLLLAGLGKDEIRAWSHRLGLSTWDKPQLACLASRIPYGTEVTEERLGQVARAEEAMQDLGFRIFRVRYHREVARVELGGEELPRLLADAALREAMDRSIKAAGFRFVALDLAPFRTGSLHEGMSRAIPVSLPVLP
- a CDS encoding sulfurtransferase TusA family protein, with product MSEQLTSVDIRAHVCPMTWVRVKLALERVDSGALLEVLLRGDEPLRNIPRSAAGEGHELVSSGPGHADGEHRLVLRKKR
- a CDS encoding HesA/MoeB/ThiF family protein, which produces MLDDPQIERYARHILLQEVGGVGQEKILSSRIHVSGLGEVGCWAVTYLGLAGVGRLILSDPRPVPATGLLPLLGAEDSGRPRDRAAASALSAFNPDVAASIETSSARITDDSTELWLGEGPVLVAAAAGEAAVVGWLEPGARLPCSACPPLRPGLPASPEAASLAGSLAASRALAAILGIEAPVAGLWAWDGGAASSLPACNHEPVASGACITAGA
- a CDS encoding tRNA pseudouridine synthase A, which produces MGNKRCYALLCAYDGGAFSGFQRQPPLPTVQGALEDALLAIGCKVRIEGGGRTDAGVHARRQVVTFRTAMELPVGELPALLAPHLPEGLQVPDAVQPPWSFHARFSAVGKVYRYRIAAVAEPSEEDRRFAWALPDLRGFPDVTGPVLELDEGAMRSVLTTCTGRHDFSNLVHPNAEGDRKRLLTRAELRSTSERGGTTYEITFGSPGFIRHQLRNIVGVAVSAGLGKLPPGLLEQLLSGQGDRWRGPRAPGRGLCLWEIQYRRGEDPFRRADAQSSEPEPR